The following proteins come from a genomic window of Dysidea avara chromosome 12, odDysAvar1.4, whole genome shotgun sequence:
- the LOC136239863 gene encoding protein ECT2-like, translating into MDVLHDDHRINRHTSLMSTVYKEPLVHHTFENAPILNVKEVRDILGGIEGILEMHTKIKDSLYEKISQWCESSCLGSVFDDEVLKDIVTKYPPFVSYYELRIKTLNQCKRKYPLFKTFLMGKESKLECQRQNLEGMLITLIQRIPRIVLLLQNLLKCTPEKHLDHVSLNNAVKKMKDTLMTSLFNHFRKINENKREVHNQMAMFEVVAEIKDCPAFVLSSTRVFLRKVEAFAIKLCSLRNRSIKSQPIAMFVFNDSIEIAQKKTIVTFGRITTVYKHTQFIVSHRIRFLINFTSESEMFGLVMVYPEESQEKLLVFQLPRHVGTATKYDLLAQLCGLISSTQLLITAPVDFLYHNMHPSPGKSNEINLLYASKHANKSRKTA; encoded by the exons gTTTACAAAGAGCCACTTGTTCATCACACCTTTGAAAATGCACCAATTTTGAATGTTAAAGAAGTGAGGGATATTCTTGGTGGCATCGAAGGCATTTTAGAGATGCACACTAAGATTAAG GACTCTTTGTATGAGAAAATCTCTCAGTGGTGTGAATCATCATGCCTTGGATCTGTGTTTGATGACGaa GTGCTTAAGGATATTGTCACAAAGTATCCACCATTTGTGAGCTATTATGAATTAAGAATAAAGACATTAAATCAGTGCAAGAGAAAATATCCACTTTTCAAAACTTTCTTGATG GGAAAAGAATCTAAACTAGAGTGCCAGCGTCAGAATTTGGAAGGAATGTTGATTACACTTATTCAACGTATCCCTCGCATTGTTCTTCTCCTTCAGA ATCTACTGAAATGTACTCCGGAAAAGCATCTGGATCATGTGAGCCTCAACAATGCAGTTAAAAAGATGAAAGATACTTTAAT GACTTCCTTATTTAATCATTTTAGAAAGATCAATGAGAACAAAAGAGAAGTCCATAACCAAATGGCAATGTTTGAAGTGGTAGCAGAAATTAAGGACTGTCCA GCTTTTGTACTCTCTTCTACCAGAGTGTTTTTAAGGAAGGTGGAGGCTTTTGCTATCAAGTTGTGTTCTCTAAGAAATAGAAGTATCAAGAGTCAGCCAATAGCAATGTTTGTATTCAATGACAGCATTGAG ATTGCTCAGAAGAAAACGATAGTGACATTTGGAAGGATCACCACAGTTTATAAACATACACAGTTCATTGTTTCCCATCGAATCCGCTTTTTGATCAACTTTACTT ctgaatcagAAATGTTTGGACTAGTTATGGTCTACCCTGAAGAATCACAAGAAAAATTGCTTGTTTTTCAACTTCCACGTCATGTGGGAACAGCCACCAAATATGATCTATTGGCACAATTGTGTGGCCTAATTTCAAGT ACCCAGCTCTTGATTACTGCTCCTGTTGATTTTCTCTACCATAATATGCATCCCAGTCCTGGTAAATCAAATGAAATAAACTTACTATATGCCTCTAAACATGCCAATAAATCAAGAAAGACTGCTTAA